One window of the Pyxicephalus adspersus chromosome 5, UCB_Pads_2.0, whole genome shotgun sequence genome contains the following:
- the TNFRSF11A gene encoding tumor necrosis factor receptor superfamily member 11A gives MTRSMEGLVKRLWTILILCVTFWSFGAETKPQCDPEKEYEHSKQCCKKCEPGTHMVNRCTSSSNTVCSSCGPNEYMSVWNDELKCALHMVCDAGKALQELHKGNRTYPRVCVCTNGYHFDTSQEICMENTNCPPAFGVQVPVQQNKNTVCIPCQEGYFSNTSSSTERCQPWTNCSEFGLLEIRPGTNLSDVVCGPIPKGLLNEPQMIILITVLIVSLTVILFVCVLCYMKKYSTIKASVQEWVQETSVKLCGSEKKSHYKEANTIGHNYIIIPNATLVENINSDNLKEIEILGGRSVPTEDEYMDQRGSPEPENGNMVAGMEPLLDLENISLGTFNACSDTSSDRLLCPNEEGIIPPCPEYHCNQSAKDTSRKRREEHCIPDQADHKYGQHSSRHGVHINAQTSYHIPDKNTDREPCSCSTSSQYTRSSSRNSSDTSFPETPSTPSGNVTGNNNTTVISSAPVMNIKTDVVVVYYRGSSQEAHIPCESEENIKRPMQEERRDHNDTFVANVPPYKYSDIPCCSVPDTNCSERDSTLKDSSCPVMSSKEDLCDIFCQNTDFLPVQEEGKPEF, from the exons AAACCTCAATGTGATCCAGAGAAAGAGTATGAGCATTCCAAACAATGTTGCAAGAAGTGTGAACCAG gaaCACATATGGTTAATAGGTGCACCTCTAGTTCAAATACTGTTTGCAGCTCATGTGGCCCTAATGAATACATGAGTGTTTGGAATGATGAATTAAAATGTGCTCTTCATATGGTGTGTGATGCAG GAAAAGCTTTGCAGGAGCTTCACAAGGGTAACAGAACATACCCCCGAGTATGTGTGTGCACTAATGGATACCATTTTGATACCAGCCAAGAAATATGCATGGAAAATACAAACTGCCCCCCTGCATTCGGTGTACAGGTCCCAG ttcagcaaaataaaaatactgtgtgCATACCATGCCAAGAGGGATATTTTTCCAATACTTCCTCATCGACAGAGCGGTGCCAACCCTGGACAAA TTGTTCTGAGTTTGGACTTCTAGAGATTCGACCTGGCACTAATTTGTCTGATGTTGTTTGTGGTCCCATCCCAAAAGGTCTTCTTAATG AGCCACAGATGATTATTCTTATCACTGTTCTCATTGTATCACTGACAGTGATTTTATTTGTCTGTGTTTTGTGTTATATGAAGAAATACAGCACCATAAAAG CATCTGTTCAAGAGTGGGTACAAGAAACCAGTGTCAAGCTATGTGGTTCAGAG AAAAAATCGCACTATAAAGAAGCAAACACTATTGGACATAATTACATTATAATACCAAATGCAACTCTAGTGGAAAATATAAATTCTGACAACTTGAAAGAAATAGAGATCCTGGGAGGTAGATCTGTCCCAACCGAAGATGAATACATGGACCAGAGAGGATCACCTGAGCCTGAAAATGGAAACATGGTTGCTGGCATGGAGCCATTATTAGACCTGGAGAATATCTCTTTGGGAACCTTCAATGCTTGCTCTGACACTAGCTCAGATAGATTGCTCTGTCCCAATGAAGAGGGAATTATTCCGCCATGTCCAGAATATCACTGTAATCAGTCTGCCAAAGATACATCTAGGAAACGGAGAGAGGAACACTGCATTCCAGATCAAGCAGACCACAAATATGGTCAACATAGTTCTCGTCATGGGGTCCATATAAACGCACAGACATCATaccatatcccagataaaaatacTGACAGGGAACCGTGTTCCTGCTCCACCAGTTCCCAGTACACAAGAAGCAGCAGTAGAAATAGTTCTGACACGTCGTTTCCAGAAACCCCATCCACGCCATCAG GAAATGTTACTGGAAATAACAACACAACAGTTATTTCAAGCGCTCCAGTAATGAACATTAAAACAGATGTGGTAGTAGTATATTACAGAGGAAGCTCCCAGGAGGCACATATACCTTGTGAAAGTGAAGAAAACATTAAGCGACCAATGCAAGAGGAGAGACGGGACCACAATGACACCTTTGTTGCAAACGTACCACCATACAAATACAGTGACATTCCTTGCTGCTCGGTGCCAGATACAAACTGTTCAGAAAGGGATAGTACCTTGAAGGACTCGAGCTGTCCAGTCATGTCCAGTAAAGAGGACCTTTGTGATATTTTCTGTCAAAATACAGACTTTCTACCTGTACAAGAGGAAGGAAAGCCAGAGTTCTAG